The following proteins are co-located in the Paenibacillus sp. JNUCC32 genome:
- a CDS encoding TetR/AcrR family transcriptional regulator, with product MRRTKSEANETIQLLLKVARAHFAEKGYAHAALEEIADEAHVTRGALYHHFKNKQGLFLAVLELVQTEIGQRVEAEADRYVDPWDQLLFGCRAFIATVVEPQNKRIMLIDGPSVAGWESWREMDEQNSMSHLREQLALMQHQGMMKAAPVDALTHALSGALNECSLLVAQMPETDKGIEETMHVIAGMLQGFRL from the coding sequence ATGAGAAGAACCAAAAGCGAAGCGAACGAAACCATACAGCTGCTGCTAAAGGTGGCCAGGGCACATTTTGCGGAAAAAGGCTATGCCCATGCGGCTTTAGAAGAGATTGCCGACGAAGCTCATGTTACCCGCGGCGCGCTGTATCATCATTTTAAGAATAAACAAGGGCTGTTTCTCGCCGTACTCGAATTAGTGCAGACGGAAATTGGGCAGCGCGTGGAGGCGGAAGCCGACCGTTACGTGGATCCTTGGGATCAGCTGCTGTTTGGATGTCGGGCCTTTATTGCGACCGTGGTCGAACCGCAGAATAAGCGCATTATGCTTATTGACGGCCCGAGTGTCGCAGGCTGGGAGTCATGGCGCGAGATGGACGAGCAGAATTCGATGAGCCACCTGAGGGAACAGTTGGCCTTGATGCAGCATCAGGGAATGATGAAGGCCGCTCCGGTTGATGCCTTGACGCATGCCCTGTCCGGAGCCTTAAACGAATGCTCGTTGTTGGTGGCACAAATGCCGGAAACGGATAAGGGCATCGAGGAAACCATGCATGTGATTGCCGGCATGCTGCAGGGATTCAGGCTTTAA
- a CDS encoding VOC family protein: MKLQGFYPVIMTEQIAESADFYTRLFGFEVVFEADWYVSLKKGIEGPVAYELAILSKDHPTVPSAYQQRVQGLILNFEVEDVDAEYERLVIHEKLPLHLDIRDEEFGQRHFIISDPNGVLIDMIKIIPPSQAFMEQYNEEVWSTKDDGTGE, from the coding sequence ATGAAACTTCAAGGATTTTATCCCGTCATCATGACAGAACAGATTGCCGAAAGCGCAGACTTTTACACACGGTTGTTTGGTTTTGAGGTTGTTTTTGAAGCGGATTGGTATGTAAGCTTGAAGAAGGGAATCGAGGGACCCGTCGCTTACGAGCTGGCGATCCTGTCCAAAGATCACCCGACGGTTCCCTCTGCTTATCAGCAGCGTGTACAGGGGCTGATACTCAATTTTGAGGTGGAGGATGTGGATGCCGAGTACGAAAGGCTGGTCATCCATGAAAAGCTGCCGCTTCATCTGGACATTCGTGATGAGGAGTTCGGCCAGCGGCATTTTATTATCAGTGACCCGAATGGGGTGCTGATCGATATGATTAAGATCATTCCACCTTCCCAAGCCTTTATGGAGCAGTATAATGAAGAGGTGTGGTCCACGAAGGATGACGGCACCGGCGAATGA
- a CDS encoding GNAT family N-acetyltransferase, giving the protein MNIRTETKNDYEQVNELLIQAFSGQEEAILVQRLREDGAFERELSMVAEEDGIIKGHIMFSRGSLLDGDHTHRVAALGPLAVLPKYQRQGIGGQLIEEGKRRCLSHGYPLVFLFGHPSYYPRYGFVQARNHGIDVSQFAVSDEAFMVAELQQGALHDLHGEFRFHSAFENLG; this is encoded by the coding sequence ATGAACATACGTACCGAAACCAAGAATGATTATGAGCAGGTCAACGAGCTGCTCATCCAGGCTTTTTCCGGTCAGGAAGAAGCGATCCTGGTACAACGATTGCGGGAAGACGGAGCTTTTGAAAGGGAATTGTCCATGGTTGCCGAAGAGGACGGGATCATCAAGGGGCATATTATGTTTAGCCGGGGGAGCCTTCTTGACGGCGATCATACCCATCGGGTAGCTGCGCTAGGGCCGCTGGCTGTGCTTCCGAAGTATCAACGGCAGGGGATCGGCGGGCAACTGATTGAAGAGGGGAAACGGCGGTGTCTCTCGCATGGCTATCCGCTTGTGTTTCTGTTCGGCCATCCTTCGTATTATCCGCGTTACGGTTTTGTCCAGGCCCGAAACCATGGAATCGATGTATCCCAATTCGCCGTTTCCGATGAGGCGTTCATGGTCGCCGAGCTTCAGCAAGGCGCACTTCATGACCTTCATGGCGAATTCCGTTTTCATTCCGCATTCGAAAATTTGGGGTAA
- a CDS encoding PAS domain S-box protein, which yields MMQTAENWVWEQMFDKLPFGAILISAVDEPVAMVNDRFCEITESKRSDLLQLKPSEIQVLSNLSFQQILQSLIYGPTSTLSRESYFIRQDGRQVYVAVSISLLEPPSQDRTPWIMCCLEPGTVQEGTTLPPIIKNDELLALISKSGQDLISISSADGIIEYISPSATDILGYTQEEMLGQHRGKYYHQVDSEQMKEPGKLFSEKDSFVRRIRHKEGHYLWFETSFQLIRGAQGEIDKVLAIGRNITKRKTDEDTLAHAQRIAKIGSWRWDLITHTLTYSDEMRRIYGYQINAIEPNHDTLMSLVIPEDRERLEQVVRTAVQGKADEIIYRIRLKDGQIRTIRAQWEVTVTNEGRPMEMVGMAQDITEQVMIEQQSLENENKYKLITENSLDFISRSTIDCFTFLYCSPSCYALLGYRPEEMVGTSTFDYVYAEDIAPLQDYLENCLEGKMLTPITFRYIHKDGRHIWFEVNCKYISTQGGQKNEIISIARDISERKLMEFKLKESEQRYRSLFEYNPSAVYSMNLDGDYITANQNLQELTGYTLDELIGMYFGPIVAEKDKARTLFHFNQAKEGIPQSYDLTIIHKDGRPIEINTINIPIFVDDEVVGVYGITRDITERIRTMEEIKKLSRELTLLLNTVSEGIIGLDIHGQVAFINPAGAAMLDYEPATTIGRPCDQIIKEIRHDGTFYRGEDSPLVQAVKQGVPLSRAEIVLWRGDGTSFLADYQVNPIWDQGERKGAVMVFRDITDEKEIIRAKENAERADQAKTEFLTMMSHELRTPMNGIIGMIELLSTTELDEDQQNYIHILMESSGSLLHILNEILDFSKIETGNMTLNHEPIDLRSLLEVVVDLFSAKAKEKGLSLSFNINSANVPDVIIGDALRLRQVLVNLISNAIKFTHEGSITLNVEGLRRTGTQEFTLAFQVKDTGIGIAPELQHQLFTSFSQLHPSLNRKYGGTGLGLAISKKLVELMGGVIGVESRENVGSSFYFTIPTHTLQDVHTNP from the coding sequence ATGATGCAAACAGCGGAGAATTGGGTCTGGGAACAGATGTTTGACAAATTGCCTTTTGGGGCGATCCTGATTTCTGCGGTTGACGAGCCTGTTGCGATGGTGAACGACCGATTCTGCGAAATAACGGAATCCAAGCGTTCTGACCTGCTTCAGCTCAAACCTTCCGAAATCCAAGTTCTATCCAACCTATCTTTTCAACAAATATTGCAATCATTGATATATGGCCCAACGTCCACTCTCTCAAGAGAATCTTATTTTATTCGCCAGGACGGGCGCCAAGTGTATGTCGCCGTGAGTATCTCCCTGCTGGAGCCCCCCTCACAAGACAGGACACCGTGGATCATGTGCTGCCTGGAACCCGGGACCGTGCAGGAGGGGACGACTTTGCCGCCGATCATCAAGAATGACGAGCTGCTGGCACTGATTTCAAAAAGCGGACAAGACCTCATATCCATCAGCAGCGCCGACGGCATTATCGAATACATCTCACCTTCTGCCACTGACATACTGGGATACACCCAAGAGGAAATGTTGGGCCAACACCGCGGTAAATACTACCATCAAGTCGATTCCGAGCAAATGAAGGAACCAGGCAAACTATTTTCGGAGAAAGATAGCTTCGTTCGACGCATTCGCCATAAGGAAGGACATTATTTATGGTTTGAAACGTCGTTTCAGCTCATTCGGGGTGCTCAAGGTGAAATTGACAAGGTACTGGCCATAGGACGAAACATAACCAAACGTAAAACGGATGAGGATACGCTGGCCCATGCGCAGCGGATTGCCAAGATCGGTTCCTGGCGCTGGGACTTGATCACGCATACGCTTACCTACAGCGATGAAATGAGGCGAATTTACGGGTATCAGATCAATGCCATCGAGCCGAATCATGACACGCTGATGTCCCTGGTCATTCCGGAGGATCGCGAACGGCTGGAACAGGTTGTGCGCACGGCCGTACAGGGTAAAGCAGACGAAATCATATACCGGATCCGGCTTAAAGACGGACAAATACGAACCATCAGAGCCCAGTGGGAGGTCACCGTTACGAACGAAGGAAGACCTATGGAGATGGTCGGCATGGCACAGGATATTACCGAACAGGTGATGATCGAGCAGCAGTCGCTGGAGAATGAGAATAAGTACAAGCTCATCACCGAAAATTCGCTCGATTTCATATCGCGAAGCACCATTGACTGCTTTACGTTTCTTTACTGCTCCCCTTCCTGCTACGCCCTGCTCGGGTATCGCCCCGAAGAGATGGTCGGCACCAGTACTTTTGACTACGTATACGCTGAGGATATTGCGCCGCTACAGGACTATTTAGAGAATTGCCTGGAAGGCAAAATGCTCACACCGATCACCTTCCGCTATATACATAAGGATGGCAGGCACATCTGGTTTGAGGTCAATTGCAAATATATCAGCACGCAGGGTGGTCAGAAGAATGAAATTATTTCGATTGCCCGCGACATTTCCGAACGAAAATTAATGGAATTTAAGCTGAAGGAAAGTGAGCAGCGCTACCGTTCCCTGTTCGAGTACAATCCATCGGCCGTATACTCCATGAATTTGGACGGTGATTATATAACGGCCAACCAGAATCTCCAGGAATTGACGGGATATACGCTAGACGAGCTTATCGGAATGTATTTCGGGCCGATTGTAGCAGAAAAAGACAAGGCTCGCACGCTGTTTCATTTTAATCAAGCGAAGGAAGGCATACCCCAAAGCTATGATCTGACCATCATTCATAAGGATGGACGTCCCATCGAAATCAATACCATCAACATTCCGATTTTCGTGGATGACGAAGTCGTCGGCGTTTATGGCATTACCCGGGACATCACCGAACGCATTCGGACGATGGAAGAGATCAAGAAGCTCAGCCGGGAGCTCACCCTGTTGCTGAATACGGTATCGGAGGGCATCATCGGTCTGGACATTCACGGACAAGTCGCTTTCATCAATCCGGCCGGGGCAGCCATGCTTGATTACGAGCCTGCAACGACCATTGGAAGACCGTGCGACCAGATCATCAAGGAAATTCGCCATGACGGTACTTTCTATCGCGGGGAAGATTCTCCTCTCGTTCAGGCAGTCAAACAAGGCGTACCGCTGTCCAGAGCCGAAATCGTACTCTGGCGAGGAGACGGTACCAGCTTTTTGGCCGATTATCAGGTTAATCCGATTTGGGATCAAGGAGAGCGCAAAGGCGCCGTCATGGTATTCCGCGATATTACGGACGAGAAAGAGATCATCCGCGCCAAGGAGAACGCCGAACGGGCGGATCAAGCAAAGACGGAATTTCTCACCATGATGAGCCACGAGCTCCGGACGCCGATGAACGGCATTATCGGGATGATCGAGCTGTTAAGCACGACAGAGCTAGACGAAGACCAACAGAATTACATCCATATTCTCATGGAGAGCAGCGGCTCGCTGCTGCACATCCTGAACGAGATCCTCGATTTCAGTAAAATCGAGACCGGCAATATGACCCTTAATCATGAACCGATTGATTTGCGCTCCTTGCTCGAAGTCGTCGTTGATTTATTCTCGGCGAAAGCCAAGGAAAAAGGGTTGTCCTTATCGTTCAACATCAACAGCGCCAATGTCCCCGACGTGATTATCGGCGATGCCCTGCGGCTGCGGCAGGTGCTTGTGAATCTCATCAGCAATGCCATCAAGTTCACGCATGAAGGCAGCATAACGTTGAACGTGGAAGGACTTCGCAGGACGGGCACCCAAGAGTTCACGCTTGCTTTTCAAGTAAAGGATACGGGAATCGGCATAGCGCCCGAGCTCCAGCATCAGCTGTTCACTTCCTTCTCGCAGCTGCATCCATCTTTGAACCGTAAATATGGCGGTACCGGATTAGGGCTTGCGATCAGTAAAAAGCTGGTTGAGCTGATGGGCGGCGTCATTGGCGTCGAGAGCCGCGAGAATGTCGGTTCTTCCTTCTATTTTACGATTCCGACCCATACGCTGCAGGATGTTCACACGAACCCGTAA
- a CDS encoding RluA family pseudouridine synthase has translation MSRRGPATYPAVPILFEDNHVLGVTKPVNIPSQEDATGDPDMLTILKQDIKERYNKPGNVFLGLVHRLDRPVGGAMVFAKTSKAASRLSEAVRSRSFRKQYVAVVHGVPAKTSGRLVNMLYKDAKTNTVHVTSKGTDGAKEAILDYTVLQAAEGVSLVLIELHTGRPHQIRVQLSHAGHPLFGDQKYGSKVNKAGQQIALWSVLVGFPHPVTKEDISIRSLPPSVYPWSIFNMDQLGST, from the coding sequence ATGAGCAGACGGGGACCAGCAACGTATCCGGCCGTGCCGATTCTTTTCGAGGATAATCATGTGTTGGGCGTAACCAAGCCGGTCAACATCCCCTCGCAGGAGGACGCTACCGGTGATCCCGACATGCTGACCATACTGAAACAGGACATCAAGGAGCGTTATAACAAGCCGGGGAACGTTTTTTTGGGATTGGTGCACCGCCTTGACCGTCCCGTGGGCGGAGCGATGGTATTCGCTAAGACGTCCAAAGCCGCCTCCCGATTATCGGAGGCCGTCCGGAGCCGCAGCTTCCGTAAGCAGTATGTAGCGGTCGTTCACGGTGTTCCAGCGAAAACTTCAGGCCGGCTCGTGAACATGCTGTACAAGGATGCGAAAACCAACACCGTCCATGTTACCTCCAAAGGGACGGACGGAGCCAAGGAAGCCATTCTGGATTATACGGTGCTACAAGCAGCGGAAGGAGTAAGTCTTGTCCTGATCGAGCTGCACACGGGCAGACCGCACCAAATACGTGTTCAGCTCAGCCATGCGGGTCATCCGCTGTTCGGCGATCAGAAGTATGGAAGCAAGGTGAACAAGGCCGGCCAACAGATTGCCTTATGGTCCGTGTTGGTCGGGTTCCCTCACCCTGTTACCAAAGAGGACATCTCCATTCGTTCCTTGCCGCCTTCCGTTTATCCCTGGAGTATCTTCAATATGGACCAGCTGGGATCGACATGA
- a CDS encoding GNAT family N-acetyltransferase, with the protein MDKRNIQTGPSSFYIEDNGKKVAEISYSPQGNGVISIDHTYISPGLRGQGIADELVRKVIGYAREENLKIIPACSYAGHYFDKNLDDRVLLHK; encoded by the coding sequence ATGGACAAACGAAATATACAAACGGGGCCAAGCAGCTTTTACATTGAGGACAACGGCAAAAAAGTAGCCGAAATTTCCTACTCCCCACAAGGAAACGGAGTGATCAGCATCGATCATACCTATATTTCTCCAGGGCTACGGGGTCAAGGCATTGCCGATGAGCTCGTACGAAAAGTGATCGGATACGCAAGGGAAGAAAACTTGAAAATCATCCCCGCTTGCTCCTATGCCGGGCATTATTTTGATAAAAACCTCGACGATCGCGTACTTCTGCACAAATAA
- a CDS encoding DUF6022 family protein has protein sequence MNPLKPLQAFLEAQQDKPIEAIGSYISEHIEQNWEKVLTDNREKLRRAYNEGGDMAYGTYLNLLFLPVHRQLKEMGIRPAPKFPGDFDISREWGSEEGTDQQRWMWSTVLSPEEEPLGTIVTIVYHDHTQFRVPRQPRILALHETGKEDVVAVLSLKSADFSEALEFTAEYEQYLRGLQE, from the coding sequence ATGAATCCATTGAAACCGCTGCAAGCATTTTTGGAAGCACAGCAGGACAAACCGATCGAAGCCATCGGAAGCTATATTTCCGAACATATTGAACAGAACTGGGAAAAGGTGCTTACCGATAACCGGGAAAAACTGCGAAGGGCATACAACGAGGGTGGGGATATGGCGTACGGGACGTATTTAAACCTGTTATTCTTGCCGGTACACAGGCAGCTCAAGGAAATGGGAATACGTCCCGCACCGAAATTCCCGGGCGACTTCGACATTTCAAGGGAATGGGGAAGCGAGGAAGGAACCGACCAGCAGCGCTGGATGTGGAGCACCGTTTTGTCGCCGGAGGAAGAGCCGCTAGGTACCATCGTCACGATCGTATACCACGACCATACCCAGTTTCGGGTCCCAAGGCAGCCGCGTATTCTAGCCTTGCATGAGACAGGCAAGGAAGACGTCGTTGCGGTCCTTTCACTGAAGTCGGCGGACTTTAGCGAGGCGCTCGAATTTACGGCAGAATATGAACAATATCTGCGGGGTTTGCAGGAGTAG
- a CDS encoding endonuclease MutS2, protein MKPLALNKLEYEKIRTELERFAVSYLGISHIQKMAPLTQMKAIRNKLNETEEAKTLLQSGASVPIPSLEGVELILDLLGTGYVLSERDFGHLVQYLRSCRQLIQYMAAKSSIAPTISSYASSMHELRPLLSEIERSIHAGRVVDGASKDLAKIRKKIIVTEERIKRKLDSLMSRYKGIMQEHVVSKRGGRYVLPIKKEHRKAVSGSILDESASGQTVFIEPADMQGLQMELNHLQADEVREETKVLSDLTALVEQYQYELRTNADTVGIYDYIIARGKYAISIGGRNVDLNQEGFIHLKSAVHPLIGSSMVPLDFTIGKRYKTLIITGPNTGGKTSALKTVGLITIMVQSGLLVPVAEGSHCAVFDEVSVDIGDGQSLEHALSTFSAHIRNIRDILQTAGRSTLVLLDEMASGTDPGEGVGLSIAILEELFQRQATVVVTTHFTEIKNFADRTAGFENARMEFDADTLEPLYRLRIGEAGHSYAFVIAAKLGIPEAIIARSREITEAGTTRGIAAYSHEDSSDTEERAGEPTPGEYDSFPIEGPDQPVDDKNKEDEAPASSLYQLGDRVYVPYLKRSGTVYETMDARGHIGVMIQQERLKINHKRLKPYIAAKDLYPEDYDLDIVFESKENRKKRNLMKRKHVEGLQIETKPE, encoded by the coding sequence ATGAAGCCATTGGCATTAAACAAATTGGAGTATGAGAAAATACGCACCGAACTCGAACGCTTTGCCGTATCCTATCTGGGCATTTCGCACATTCAGAAGATGGCCCCCCTCACCCAGATGAAGGCCATCCGTAATAAGCTCAATGAAACGGAGGAAGCCAAAACCCTGCTGCAAAGCGGGGCTAGCGTGCCTATTCCCTCACTGGAGGGCGTTGAGTTGATCCTGGATTTGCTCGGCACCGGATATGTCCTGTCCGAGCGCGATTTCGGCCATTTGGTCCAGTATCTCAGAAGCTGCCGTCAGCTCATTCAATATATGGCCGCCAAGAGCAGCATTGCTCCGACGATCAGTTCCTACGCCTCTTCCATGCATGAACTGCGCCCGCTCCTGTCCGAAATCGAACGCAGCATTCATGCCGGCCGCGTTGTGGATGGCGCCAGCAAAGACCTGGCGAAAATCCGCAAGAAAATCATCGTAACCGAGGAACGGATCAAGCGTAAGCTCGACAGCCTGATGAGCCGTTACAAAGGGATCATGCAAGAGCATGTCGTCAGCAAACGCGGAGGACGTTACGTGCTGCCCATCAAGAAGGAACACCGAAAAGCCGTGAGTGGCTCGATTCTGGATGAATCGGCCAGCGGGCAGACGGTATTCATCGAACCAGCCGATATGCAGGGGCTTCAGATGGAACTGAACCACCTGCAAGCCGATGAGGTCCGGGAAGAAACCAAAGTGCTGAGCGATTTGACGGCACTCGTCGAGCAGTATCAATACGAACTGAGAACCAACGCCGATACCGTCGGAATCTACGACTACATCATAGCCAGGGGCAAATACGCGATTTCCATCGGAGGGCGCAATGTGGATCTGAACCAGGAGGGATTCATCCATCTCAAATCCGCGGTTCACCCTTTAATCGGCTCCTCCATGGTACCGCTGGACTTCACCATCGGGAAACGATATAAAACCTTAATCATAACGGGTCCAAATACCGGCGGCAAAACTTCAGCGCTGAAGACGGTTGGGCTGATCACCATTATGGTTCAGTCCGGTTTGCTGGTTCCCGTAGCGGAGGGCAGCCATTGCGCCGTCTTTGACGAGGTGTCCGTCGACATCGGGGACGGGCAGAGTTTGGAGCATGCCCTGAGCACATTCTCGGCCCATATCCGCAACATCCGCGACATTTTGCAGACGGCCGGCAGGTCCACGCTGGTATTGCTCGATGAAATGGCTTCCGGAACGGACCCGGGTGAAGGCGTCGGGTTGTCCATCGCCATTCTGGAAGAGCTGTTTCAACGTCAAGCAACGGTCGTGGTCACTACCCATTTTACCGAAATTAAAAATTTTGCCGATCGCACGGCAGGCTTTGAGAATGCCCGCATGGAATTTGATGCCGACACCCTCGAGCCGCTTTACCGCCTGCGGATTGGTGAAGCCGGTCACAGTTATGCTTTTGTCATCGCTGCTAAGCTGGGGATTCCGGAAGCGATCATAGCCAGATCGCGGGAAATCACGGAGGCGGGGACGACAAGAGGTATTGCGGCCTACAGTCACGAGGATAGCTCGGACACCGAAGAACGGGCCGGAGAACCAACCCCGGGTGAATACGATTCCTTCCCTATCGAGGGTCCGGATCAACCCGTAGACGACAAGAATAAAGAAGACGAAGCCCCCGCCTCTTCCCTTTATCAGCTAGGAGATCGGGTCTATGTGCCATATTTGAAACGAAGCGGCACCGTTTATGAAACCATGGACGCTAGAGGTCATATCGGTGTCATGATTCAACAGGAGCGTTTGAAAATCAACCATAAACGGTTGAAGCCCTATATTGCGGCAAAGGATCTCTACCCGGAGGATTATGATCTGGATATCGTCTTTGAAAGCAAAGAGAACCGGAAGAAGCGCAATTTGATGAAGCGCAAGCATGTTGAAGGATTGCAAATTGAAACGAAGCCGGAGTAA
- a CDS encoding class I SAM-dependent methyltransferase, which produces MYVAQGWQDYEVIDTGGGEKLERWGDVILRRPDPQIIWPIEREDGQWRNVHGHYHRSSSGGGQWDMKKQLPDRWTISYDQLKFHIRPTNFKHTGLFPEQAANWRWMMDKIASAGRPISVLNLFAYTGGATVAAASAGAQVVHVDAAKGMVQWAKENAALSGLADRPIRYITDDVFKFVQREQRRGNKYDAIIMDPPSYGRGPSGETWKLEQSLYPFLESCMSIVSDNPLFMLINSYTTGISPTVLNNMLTMTMKPKYGGLISAGEIGLPITRSGMNLPCGILGRWES; this is translated from the coding sequence ATGTATGTAGCTCAAGGTTGGCAAGATTACGAGGTCATCGACACCGGTGGCGGTGAGAAGCTGGAGCGCTGGGGCGATGTCATTCTAAGGCGTCCGGATCCGCAGATCATTTGGCCGATTGAACGTGAAGACGGACAATGGCGCAATGTACACGGACATTATCACCGCAGCTCGTCCGGCGGCGGGCAATGGGACATGAAAAAGCAGCTGCCGGATCGATGGACCATCTCGTACGACCAATTGAAATTTCATATCCGACCGACCAATTTTAAACATACCGGCTTGTTCCCGGAGCAGGCTGCGAACTGGCGCTGGATGATGGACAAAATCGCTTCCGCCGGTCGTCCGATCAGCGTGCTGAACCTGTTCGCCTATACGGGCGGAGCTACCGTCGCTGCGGCCTCTGCCGGTGCTCAGGTCGTCCACGTGGATGCTGCGAAGGGGATGGTTCAATGGGCCAAGGAAAACGCGGCATTGTCCGGCCTGGCTGACCGCCCTATACGTTATATTACGGATGACGTGTTTAAATTCGTGCAGCGGGAACAGCGTCGAGGAAACAAATACGATGCGATCATTATGGATCCTCCCTCTTATGGGCGCGGACCAAGCGGAGAAACGTGGAAGCTGGAACAGAGCCTGTATCCATTCCTCGAAAGCTGCATGAGCATCGTATCGGATAACCCGCTGTTCATGCTGATTAACTCCTACACGACCGGCATCTCCCCGACCGTTCTGAACAACATGCTCACCATGACCATGAAGCCGAAGTACGGCGGATTGATCAGCGCAGGCGAAATCGGATTGCCGATTACCCGCTCCGGCATGAACCTGCCATGCGGCATCCTGGGCAGATGGGAGTCCTGA
- the pepF gene encoding oligoendopeptidase F, translated as MGKLLTRSEVPIEATWNLDDLFVSQEEFEAGLKALESQAAQLTRFKGRLGDGASVLLECLNEQEALMESIGRVGAYARLRQSEDGTNPSNLANSAKTGDVLSRIQSSLTFIESELLDLQDGTIEHYITKEEGLAPYARSLTLLLESKPHRLSPETESVLASLGEVLGSPYRIYLRSKLSDMTFDDIQVNDETKPVSFRLYENSYEMSEDTELRREAYASFTKSLQGARHTFAEAYATEVKKQVVLSRLRGYDSVTDMLLKPQQVTMDMYTHIHDTILKELAPHMRRLMKLKKRELGLDQMLFCDLKAPMDPDFNPSVTYEEACATISSALSILGPEYGEIVESAFSNRWVDYADNIGKSTGAFCSSVYGVHSYILMAWADNMRNAFTLAHEVGHAGHLMLAARYQRITNARPSMYFIEAPSTMNELLLADHLLSQSEDKRMRRWIILQLLSTYYHNYVTHLLEAEMQRRVYRHAMADEPITADKLSELKGAVLSDFWGDTVELDEGAKLTWMRQPHYYMGLYPYTYAAGLTASTAAAQLIREEGQPAVDRWLQVLKAGGSKSPLELMAMAGVDMSTSEPISKAVAYVGKLVDELESLYQ; from the coding sequence ATGGGGAAATTGCTGACACGAAGTGAGGTTCCAATCGAGGCTACCTGGAATCTGGATGATTTGTTTGTCTCGCAAGAAGAATTTGAAGCGGGTCTCAAAGCGCTTGAATCGCAAGCTGCTCAATTGACGCGGTTTAAGGGCAGGCTAGGCGATGGTGCATCTGTACTTCTCGAATGCCTAAATGAACAGGAAGCGTTGATGGAGAGCATCGGCCGAGTCGGGGCATATGCCAGACTGCGTCAGTCGGAAGACGGAACCAACCCGTCCAACCTGGCGAATTCGGCCAAAACGGGCGATGTGTTGTCCCGCATCCAGTCCTCCTTAACTTTTATTGAATCGGAGCTGCTGGACCTCCAGGACGGAACCATCGAGCATTACATAACGAAGGAAGAAGGGCTGGCGCCTTATGCCCGAAGCTTGACGCTGCTGCTGGAGTCCAAGCCTCACCGCTTGAGTCCTGAGACGGAGAGCGTGCTTGCATCGCTGGGCGAGGTGCTCGGTTCTCCTTACCGCATCTATTTGCGCAGCAAGCTGTCGGATATGACCTTTGATGACATTCAAGTGAATGATGAAACCAAGCCGGTCTCGTTCCGTCTGTACGAGAATTCCTACGAAATGTCCGAGGATACGGAGCTTCGGCGCGAAGCCTATGCGTCTTTTACGAAGTCGCTGCAGGGGGCGCGTCACACTTTTGCCGAGGCGTACGCCACGGAAGTGAAGAAGCAGGTGGTGCTGTCCCGGCTTCGCGGGTATGACTCCGTTACGGATATGCTGCTCAAGCCCCAGCAAGTGACAATGGATATGTACACTCATATCCACGATACGATTCTGAAAGAGCTTGCTCCGCATATGCGCAGGCTGATGAAGCTGAAGAAACGCGAGCTTGGTCTGGATCAGATGCTGTTCTGCGATTTGAAAGCGCCGATGGATCCGGATTTCAATCCAAGCGTAACCTATGAAGAAGCTTGTGCCACCATCTCCAGCGCCTTGTCGATTCTTGGTCCCGAATACGGCGAGATCGTTGAATCCGCGTTCTCCAACCGCTGGGTGGACTATGCCGATAATATCGGCAAATCTACAGGAGCGTTCTGTTCATCGGTTTACGGAGTGCATTCCTATATCCTGATGGCATGGGCGGACAATATGCGCAATGCCTTCACGTTAGCACACGAGGTAGGGCATGCGGGCCATTTGATGCTCGCTGCACGCTATCAGCGCATCACCAATGCCCGTCCGTCCATGTATTTTATCGAAGCGCCGTCAACGATGAACGAGCTTCTCTTGGCGGATCACTTGCTGAGTCAATCCGAGGATAAGCGGATGCGGCGCTGGATCATTCTCCAACTGCTGAGCACCTATTACCACAATTACGTGACGCACCTTCTGGAAGCGGAAATGCAGAGAAGGGTATACCGCCATGCGATGGCCGATGAACCGATTACGGCAGACAAGCTGTCCGAGCTTAAGGGCGCAGTGCTTTCCGATTTTTGGGGAGACACCGTGGAACTGGACGAAGGCGCGAAGCTTACCTGGATGCGGCAACCGCATTACTATATGGGACTATACCCTTACACCTATGCGGCAGGCTTGACCGCTTCAACAGCTGCGGCGCAGCTGATCCGCGAGGAGGGCCAACCGGCCGTGGACCGATGGCTTCAAGTGCTCAAGGCCGGCGGCAGCAAGAGCCCGCTGGAATTGATGGCCATGGCGGGCGTCGATATGTCCACGTCGGAGCCAATTTCCAAAGCGGTGGCTTATGTAGGCAAACTGGTAGACGAACTGGAATCCCTCTACCAATAG